DNA sequence from the Epinephelus fuscoguttatus linkage group LG2, E.fuscoguttatus.final_Chr_v1 genome:
ACATATTGTCAAGGATAGCAGGGACATTACTCAGAGTGGCGAAGCTCTACGTGATGTGTTTACCGAACCATCGGAGTACACTTTTAGAGGTTACTATTGATGGTTTGATCAGGGTGAAAATGATGTGAATCTCATGTTACGGACTTCATAGCCATCAGATATGAACATCTTGGGAAATTTTGGACTGACGGTGATCTCCACCTCATTAAAAGACATATTGAGGGAATATATTTTGGAGGAATATTGTTCGTCTCTCTAACAGAGTTGTAGAAATATTCCAAGGAGCACTGACGCTGCTCTTGAgtgcccatcatcatcattacgAAAACTATATGTTGCATGTTCTTCTTTTGATTTGCCACCTGTTGAAATGTCTCCATGTTATGTGTTTATCTAGAGTGGTTGAAGCATTTAAGAACATTTCCTTGGTCAAAACAACCCCCTTGTGGTCAAatatgtgtatgcatgcatgcatcaGTGATGTCTGTCATCAGACTGTATACACTGTATACTTTCAGTGTTTACTTTTGCTCTCAAAGGCATTTATTTGGAAGAAGCAAGAGTTCTGTACGATgtttgagtgtctgtgtgtttaaatatatacatataaatatatatatatattcactctgacatgcacaaaacaaatacaacccAGAGAGAAACATGCTGTTTGTGTGCAACTTAAACCAAAGTAGATCAATCTGGATCTATACTAACTGATAGTATTGTAAGGAGGTCATACAGAAGGAATTCTCCTTtggaaattcattgttttctggGATATGAGAGGTCATATTGATCCTCTAACACCAGTCATGCTGTAAATAATATTGATTTCTCTAACACAAGGCTCCATATGGAAGCTTCAGGTCtgtgaagcttttattttttaatctaaaaGAAAGATTCTCTACCCCATCTGGCTCAatgacagattttattttagcaCCAAAAGCTAGACACAGGGCAAAAGACACTGATATGGAAGAAAAAGAACGAACAGTATGATTTGGATGTACACTATAGGATTTGCAATAAGATGGGAAGTAGGTCTTTCAAATCTCAGTCATTATAATAATTCATTCATGTGGTTTTAAGCTCCTATGTAAAGACCAGAATCATTTCTAAACACCCTCTCCCTCCTGACCTGGCATTTTACGCTCTGAGCGGGAGGTGAGCACCTCAAAGATAAATATATTCTCCACAACTAAGCCACAACAAGATATTACATTCTTGGTCACATCTGGGTGAATAAGCCAATTGTGTAAATTTGGGCCAACAGTCATCTTCAGTTTAAAATAATcaagagaattaaatattcctCTTTACATATATACACAGCTATGCTGTGAATGTGTACTCACttataaacatataaaaatacTTGTCAACTAGTTTGATAAGAAAATAATGTATAAAAGTAGAGTAGAAACATTTAATCAAGTCCATTACTTCCATCATCtgattttcatgttgtttatatTACAAGATGATGAtgtgaaaaacaaactgcagtacTTCATTTATATGCCCGAACAGAAGTACACAAGTGGAGAGGGAAGGCAGAACAGTATATTGTGTCTGTGGCGATGAGAGCTCCACAGGTGGCAGGTCCGCTGAGTTCATGTCCCATTGGAGAACGGCTGTTTTATGATGTGCATCTCAATGCTTCCACTTATTTTCCAAGTGACAGATCATTTAGGGGGGGGGAGAAATTACGTAACAGAATAACtcaaggacacaaaacaaaaacattgccACTGTGTTATTGGAATGATATAACAGTAATTTGATCTATATCATAGACTGAATGTTTGACAGAAAAGATGCATTACATCGGAATGATCTGAACTGAACTCTGAAAGCTTCTTGATTTGCAACAAATGGATCTAAAAGTGAAATAGCGAGTGTACAGTGTTCAGTGTTTCGATCTGAAGTTATGTTAGTCGTCAAAGACACAGAATGTGCTACCAATAAATGCATCTACCGCTTCTTAGAAATCTGAGACAATGCATGACGTCCAATTCTGACTGAACCGCCACCTTTCAGTACATTGAGGAGACGGCAGAGGATAAGAATGCTTCAATCtataagactttttaaaaaaatcaaatacagTAGACACTCCATATTTGGCAAATTGAGATGAAAGCAGGAACcacagacgaagaagaagaatccACTGCAGAATGCCAGAAAGTTCTATCATTGTAGCTTTAAGGGCTGTCTAGgctttatatttatatacataatTATATATTCACTTTCATATATGTAAAACCAAACTCAACCTCACACACTGTACTGTGGTGATTTAATAGATCATTAGAAGTACACTTTGAAAATCACAACAAATGTCACATATGTACAGTAGCAGATTAGCACATGGGAGTAAAGGTGGATATGGCACAACATACACAAAGCTTCATAAGGTAATCTCTCTGCTCTGGTCAGACACCGGAAAACTAAAGAAACTCATTAACATTCTGGATATATAGTTTTCATTCAATCTCGGTAGCAAGTACAAATGTCACTACAAGGCAAGAGAAGTCCTTCAGAGTACAAAACATTAATTTGTCAGGCTGATTTAGAAGGCAATGTTTAGTGTTGGGGACTCTCTCGTGTGAATTAGATTACGGCTGAAGGTAGAGTGGTGTTAAAATTTGGCATTGTCAGTTGTCCATAGTGATGTCCTGGGGACAGCAGTTCCTGGTCAGAGTATCtcagaaaaggctgtctgaaGTCATGCACGTGGAGAAGGCAGCGGTCAGTCATCCACTTAGGATGTGATGTCAGGCAGAGTGGGTGGGGTTGTAGAGAGTAGCTGCATGAGTTACAGTGATAAGGCCGACTCAGACGATCACACAATGGCAGCCGctcttgtctttctctttccttgTAGGTTCTGGCGACGGTGGACATTCCTGTTCTTGGAATTTCCTGGGAGTTGGGAGAGAGCAGAACGATCATGACACACTGGACTTTTGCAAACTCTGGTTTTCCttccaaaatgcagcagcaagaCTCCTTACTGGTATCAGGAAGAGAGACCGTATCACCCTGATACTGGCCTCTTTTCACTGGTTACAAATGAAGAAcagaattaattttaatttttttgtttggttttgttttttaaagcggTGCATGGGCACACTCCTGCTTACATCTCTGAACCGCTCATCCCCTATTCCACCTCCCAACCCCCAGTTAAAAACCAAAGGTGATCGAGCATTTTCAGTTGTTGGTCCTAAACTATGGAACAGtctcattaaacattaaacctACATAATTGTATAGACAGTGATTGACAGGATGGATCACAAATGAGGGAGACCAGTAGCCCAGTGGTGTCAGCATCAAGTGAAGGAGAGCACTGTGTGCCCCTGACAGCTTTAACGTCTGCTGCCTCGCTGGTTTGACGCAGTTGTGCCTGATTACACATTTCCACCCATGTAGTCGTGGATTGAAAACACAactgcatttacacttgtgtttaAAGTGGTCGCAATGCGTCCTTTACCACCTCCAAAGGTGGTTTGGCCGGTTGGATCACAATCCATCCTCAATTTTTGGGTGCATGTACACCTGTACTTTCATGCGGTCAATCACTATCCGATTGCAAATATGATCACCCATAACACATTTTACTGCCAGGTGTAAAGGGGGTCATAGGAtcaaaaaaaaatgatgtcatttgtggggttGTCAAATCTGTTTGAACAACACACTCACAGTCCTGATGACGCAGATCACCTGAGTTTTGTTAAACTTAATACATAATGCcaaaggatgttttttttaaattcacaacTTGGTATCTGATTGTTGCTTATGTACTCATGATTAGGATCCATGTCTTTATTGGGGAGCTGACAGCAGATAAATGACagtaaaaaaaggaaagagaaatacagaaaagGTCCCTGACAGGATGTACCCAGGAGCGTTGTGATTCATGGTCATTGATTTAATCCCTCGGCCACCAAGGTGTCACCAGGGCACCCTGAGTCGTGAATATTTCATGTTCCATATGAAAAAAGCCCTCACTGTATCCTGCATTATTTACGGTTTCAACAGAAGTGCATGAATGTTCATCTTTTCAACCACTGTTACACCTTTGGAAAACAGCAAACCTGAGTCACTAAAAGATCTTCATGATGCCTTTATTAATCACCTACCTGATTACCCTAACCAGCTCGTGGAAAGCCTGGTCTACGTTCATACGGATTTTGGCTGAAGCCTCCATATATGTGACCTTCAATTGTCTAGCCAGCTGCTGGCCCTCTTCCTGGGTTACCTGTGGCAAAAGGAAGACATTTAGGTACAACACATGTAAAGCATCTTCCATAAACCCTAAAAATGAACAGGCATTCATGACACACTGAAACAAACTTCCTGAGATTTCTGACAATTTTTGCCCCCATTAAAGAGTTTTTCCTTGTCCACTGTGAAggtcaaaggacagagggatttcgtatgctgtaaagccctctgaggcaaattgtaatttgtgatactgggctttatgaataaaactgaattgtcATGACCTTGAGATCCCTTTTGCTGCACCTAGTTTGCACTCCTCTAGCTAAGATCAGTTTAAATAAGTTGCCCTACATATTCAACATTGTTTACTGTATTAACTAATAATCCCTGCAGGAGCAAAGACTAATGGACCATTTACTGTAATACTGCTGTAGTACTAAATGCGTGCCACATACTTTAAGTGCATATGACACTGTATGAAGAATTCAGTGTGCACATGTTCAGACTTTCACATCCAAGTGAAAGTGACCCTTAATAACACTGAAAGAAGaactttgttgttttccttttctcaCCTATAAATATATCCAAGCAAAGtattaaatatttacatttacatcaccACTTCTTATTTCCGACCAAACAAGGCTTCCTCCTGAGCCTTCACAATATCATCTACCATTTGTTCCAACACCACATTCGCTTTGTCCTCCATTACAGAAAAAGATGAAGCAATTTTTTTATATACATGtccttctttttaaaaattgcatCTCATTTTGTGATTTCTCCAGTGTAAAGTTTCTACACACTTAAATTAGTATGAATGCATGTGGGACGgcctctttttttaaacagctgtGCAGAAAATCTGGACCTGAATAATGCAGAAGTAATTAGATCCAAAGCTCGACTCCCTGATGGCTACAGACCAgttaacaaaaatgagaaaatgttaAGTAAAAACCAGATAAAACCAGATTTTTCCAACACTGATATAAGGAAATATGTACTAATGTGTTTGTCAAATGGCATAAAGTTGAAAAATCTATTCGTGGTAAATATAGTACTACTTTTAAGTGCTTTTATGTGTTATGTTTTTGGGCATCTGAGCTATCATCAAGCTGATTAGGTCATGTGTCGACAGCATAGATAGAATAGATAATAAGTAAAAGCCAACACAAGCTAATTTCACACTAAGGCTTGAAATACTAAAGCTGATCTCAGTGAATAAAACCCATTGATAATGATAAGTTACTTGTGCCTGTAAGGCTTCTTCTCACCATGAGGGGGTGGTGTGGTTTCACTACAGGAAGTGACGATCGACTGCATACCAGCAGCATcaaattcatcatttcatcacactcccttttctctccatccatccTCCCCTCCTGACACCACCATTTCTACAGCCTCTCTTATTCTTTCAGTCACATCCTGTTGTATCTTGGCAGctttgctgcagctgcagcacttGCTTCCACTTTCAAATATGCAAATACGAGTCCCTCAGACTGCTTGATATCATCTCTTTGTTAGTCAGTGGGTTCAGATCTCTGCAATCTGTTGGACTTACTTGTCTCTGTAGTTCCAGATCTGCTTTGTTTCCTACAAGGATCATAGGGAATTCATCTCTGTCTTTCACTCTGAGAATCTGTCTTTGGAATTTGTAGATTTCTTCAAAGCTGTAAAACACATCACAGTGTTAGGTTGTATTTTCTGCACAAACAGGTTATATAGTGTTTTTACATGCAGATGCATTCATATAAAAAAAGCACACGTGCCCGGCATCGCAGTGTTGCTAAATGACCCAcccatgcacacaaacacacccttcACCCAGAAGTTGGGGTCACCGCCACTGTGGATCAGACTGGAGAGCCGAATGTGTTAGCCAAGAGAAAAAAGAAGGCAGCCACGCTAttacagaaacataaaatgtgtttgtctgaggCTGGGCTCCGTGCACTGACCTGACCGTTGTCCCACTATAATATAAAGGCCATGTGCACTTTTTCAACCAAAGagcaaataaaaatgtcaatctgggggagaaaaaaaacaggcagaaTGCAACCACAAACCCAGGACGGCATTCCAGCCACGGGCCCGCAGACAGCTTGGTGAGCACATAGTAAATCTGGAAAGACTTGACTAATATAAATGGAGGAAGGAAAGACTGCTTACAACATAAACATTGGGAGGGGGCTGTGGGTGGGGGCAGGGGAATGCAGCTCACTGCACTGCTGGGCAGGGACACAAAGACAGTGAAGATGGGGTGTGACAGACAGACTGCAAGAAGAATACTATACAgtgtaatgtgaaaaatatttcaaaggTGACTCAGGCCACATAGAAGGGAAATCAGCCCTTATCATCTAGTGAGATTTTCATACAATCAGAGCCATATTTTGTGATACTGTTTATGGTCAACAGTTAATGTATATACATTCAGTTATTATAGCGCTGTCACTTCAGTCACTTCCTGGTAGACAACTGGCACATGAAACTGGCTAGAATAttcctgttgtcattttcaggcATAACTGTAATATTTAAAGACAAGGTGGTCCGACCTATCTGaagtttctgctgtgcttattttatgcaCTATGTCGCTTTGCTAGCTTCTTTGATAAGTCAGACCTACCGACAcgaaagctaagcaatgtactgctacGGATGGGGGGctgcagcaaaatatattttagccacctaaaaaatctgtatcagtttaaatgtacacTATATCTGCAAAATTTTCCCTGCTTTACCTTACACATAAATTAATCAAGGCAGTGGTCGACTAGCTACTCCCGTGTTCTGTAAAGTAAAACCACTGTTTTATTACTGACAGTAAGgttaagtggtgaaaatattctgaaaaTGGTGTGCACTTAAAGTAATACTGATATttgtaggtggctaaaaactaatcAAATGAGGCAGCATTTGCTCAGTGGGGATGCAGGAGTTTCTACCTGAACGTCACAGTAAACTGATTTGGTGTATTGGGTAAATTCTGTTTGTAGTGGCGGAGTCCGCCATTCTTGTGGTGGATTCAGATTTCCTATCTTGACCACAAGACACTGATAAGAAAACGCATGTAATGCAGTTTGTAATTGCAGTGCAATTTTTTCGTATTGATAACAGCCTGTTCACTCTTCACTTTATTAAAACAACCTGAGTTGGCTTGGTTGCACTGTAAACTGCTTTTCTATTGGATTTCTGACAAGGTAGCAGCTCGAGTTGTGCTGTAGAATTGAATTGCCCCTTCTGTTACCACGGTTACCACAGGTGTTGCCAAATCAACCAGGACTGGAATCCTTTGGAATCCAAAGTTTGGATTATAATCTTTAAAATTTTGGCCTTTAAATTTAGAAAAATCATCTTATTCCACACTGTTTTGACAGTTTGATTTGCCGTATATTCTGTATTGGCTTGTACCACCTCTTGATGAAAGCTAATTCATGTTTACACTGGGTGAAATACATAAAACCCACTGTTTTTACAGTATGATTGCGCCATTACATCAAGTGGAAATATTCTAGATATCTTAAGCAACATCCAACCTGACATATTTGGTGTCTTTGGGAACTTTCAGATCTCCACTGGAGGGTTAgggttaaaataaagtttgaacaaAGCTAAGCTGCATGGCATGTGTTTGACTCACCAGTGGGTCAGTGGGGTTAAAGAGGTAAAAAGACTGTTAGTGCCAATACATACAGTTTACAGTTAATGTCAAGAAgagatcaaaagttattaagtTCTAGTCTCTCATCTCTATACTAGCCCATGTAGTATTGCCTAAACAGCAAACAGGCTTTATATAGGAAGTTAAGGTACATGAATAAGTGACTTCAAGAAAACAGGATGAGGGAGAAATGttaagaacaaaagaaaatgacaacaagAACAACAGCGAGGGGGTCCGGAAGTACAGGCGGCAACAAGTGAGAGTATCGCTGCAAGATTTATGGTTATAGTGAAGcgagaggcagaggaggggagagagagcgaGCGAGTGCAATTGTGAACAGTAAACAGAGAtgtgcaaacagaaacaaagagagagaaggacagaGAAGCGAGCTCGTAGCTGTGCGTTTGCACATGACGAGAACTGTCACTCACCTTCCTCTGTCAGTGACTGAGAAGACGAGCAGGAAGCCCTCCCCTGTCCTCATGTATTGTTCTCTCATGGCTCCAAACTCTTCCTGTCCAGCCGTGTCGAGGACTAGAGAgagtgtgcgcacacacacagcgacgtaaatcacacacaaagaataaCTTGCAGCAAAATAGACTTTTGCAAAGAAATTCCTCGAGTGCAGTATAATGCAATAGAAACACACAAATAGCCTGGGTGTGtagactttgtgtgtgtgtgtgcatgtatttaCTCTGGTCATGTTTGTTCAGCAAAGTGCACTTACTGTCAAGCCTGGCTGCCCTTTCGTCAATCACACACTGCTTGGTATAAGAGTCTTCAATCGTGGGGTCATAGTCGGTGACAAAGTATGACTgcaggagagaaaggagagacaaaacagagacaaactgtGAATATGTCTGAGGTCTACACACTTCGTCAGGTTGAGACAAGTCCTGTGTCGCAACTCCATAATAACTTCTATATACTGATTTTTGCAGTGTGCACACAAGACCAGCATGCTTTACTGTTATAAACTAACAAGGAACAAAGCAATATATGCACCTTTCAAAGGCATTCACTTTACAGTAACACTGCCAATTACCTTAGagatatactgtgcaggatATTCATAGAAAACAACGTAGAGACTCATATGccacatgtttttatgtttacacCATGACTGTGTGgctgggtgggtgggtgtgtctgtggggGTGTGGGTGGTTGGGCGGTGGATGGGAGGGGCATTTCTTCTaaccatgtaaagcactttgtgctacattttttgtatgaaaagtgctttataaataaagattgacTGATATAAAAAATGCtcttaatcatcacttatgGCTCACTAGAGGTGTGTGGTGGTATATTTATTTGCAGGGACTCTAGGTGACACCCCTCCagcgtcagttttggacactCAGGGGACTGCTTGTCAGTTTttgctcattacatgcattgtgttttcTCAAAATTAACTTTGATTTTCACAGGAAAGGCACATTTTCTGCTCATTAAATGTATTAGAGCCAAGAAAGTCCTAGTTTCCTATTATTTCTGATTCACTTTAATGCACCTCCTGACCTGTCATCTTGGGAACCTTTAATTAAAGGCAGGTGTGCTGAAGTGAGTGTGGAGTGTGGAAGACGCCATGGGGTAAAGCTTTAAGCGCCGTGTTTTTGGTTAATCTcggtttttattgtttgatgaaCTCATTTAATACCCCATTgatttgaactttgtttttgtaaaggcctgtttatttggggAAAGTTTGTTGTTGgattttgctttcattttttgAACGCGACAATCAAGACAATTGGTAGATAGTGTTATCTTGCAAATCTCCATGCATCCTGCAAATCAGTCATCTCTAAAACCAACTGAAGCCTGGATCATCAAATAGTGAGTAAAACTAAACCAAAGACAGTGAGTTCATCATATTTCACGTAAATGGCGTCGGTGGGCGGCTAATTTTGAACTTATTTGGAAGCTGCAATAAAATGCATATTGTCTCAGTTCAAAATAAACCATTTTTTAAGTttacttccttaggtttagacaacaaaagcatgtggttaagacaaaaaatacataatggACTGGCTTAAAATACGAAtgttactaatgtaatgtaacatcacGTCACATATGTCACTTGCGtggtatgctacacatactaaaagcttattaaaataatttaactgaCTTTTGGTGTCATTGGAGAAATGaacagcggtctcctgggtgaaagtccgacATTTGTTTGACCCACCTGCCTTCTGCAgattttgttgctctttatactacaccACTGTTCGGAGGATCAAAAAATGCTGTTGCCTGGTGCATCGGTATCTGATGCTGAGGGCCTCCAACCAAGCGTCAGTATTTAATGAGATAGGAGTGCAGGTTTGGCAGTGGAAGTCGGGACTTTTCAAAAAGGTGGCAACCACGTACCAGATTGTAAGCAGCATACATCCAAATGGGAACCAACACAGTGCAGAAAAATTAGCGAGGGAAACGCCAAGTGGATGAAGTtagggttggctttcactttcgctGGCCAGTGGCCGACAtttcctgcacagtatacctttaaagagacaaaaaattgTTTCGTTTTGTCTTCTAAGATGTTCCTGGAGCAGTTTCACCACCATGCACAATTATTTCATTTCCTTTGTGCATGGTAGGAGGACAGTGTCCACAGTTTTATGACTGTCCTGTGTACACTTTATTTTGTCACCAGCATCAACACACAACCATACACTGAAATCTTGTTTAACCTAAGTATGCACCATGGATTAAAGGCACAGATACAGTCTATAAAATCAGCTGGTTTTATAATGAATGGATATGAGAACAAACAACTACTCTGTCCTTGTGTTTTGGTTACAGCAGCCCAGACAGCCTCAATGACCTCTACCTTTACAACCGTACTGCAGACAGGAGGTAAACACGCTGTCTGCAGACACTTGCACAAAAACTGTCATGTAAATATTCcctcacacaacaacaaccCCTGCTTAGGCTCAGACAGCAGGCTGGTTTTTCATGCTAACAACCCATTTTACAAGATGTTTCCTCAATTGCAGCAGTCACACCACTCACTCCTGAAGGCTTTGATTCTTTTATTCTGGGGCCAATATCTGGTCTCCTAGTAACCTAAACTGGAAGGGTGGGGCCAGGGGGCAGGgagccaagaggaggaggagtcatgcattttttacatttttcccatgttttgtaGTTCTCGCTCTCCTCGGGGACTAGTTAAGTGGTGACAGCTGAGGGGAGTGCTCGGGGAATGTCAAACCAACACCCTAAAACACGGTGCAATCACGAAGACAGAACATCCAGACAAGACTCCCTGTCATTGTAACAACAAgccaaattaaacttttacatttacatgtcaggttgtttgtgtgtgaacgtgtgtgtcGTTTCACAGGTTGTATactgtttgtttgctgttaTTGGGCAGCTAGGGACCTGTACTACATGTCAT
Encoded proteins:
- the rras2 gene encoding ras-related protein R-Ras2, translating into MAGWKDGSVQEKYRLVVVGGGGVGKSALTIQFIQSYFVTDYDPTIEDSYTKQCVIDERAARLDILDTAGQEEFGAMREQYMRTGEGFLLVFSVTDRGSFEEIYKFQRQILRVKDRDEFPMILVGNKADLELQRQVTQEEGQQLARQLKVTYMEASAKIRMNVDQAFHELVRVIRKFQEQECPPSPEPTRKEKDKSGCHCVIV